ACCTGAAGCCGGGTGTTCATCTCCAGGAAGTAGAAGCCGTCGCCGGTCTTGTCCTCGCCGCTGACGATCAGTTCGACCGTGCCCGCGCTGAAATAGCTGACCGAGCGGGCGAGCGCGACGCACTGCTCGCCCATCTTCCTGCGCATTTCGGGGCTGACGAAGGGCGACGGCGCTTCCTCCACCACCTTCTGGTGGCGGCGCTGGATCGAACATTCGCGTTCGTTCAGGTAGACGATATTGCCATGCTGATCGCCCAGGACCTGGATTTCAATATGACGCGGGCTTTCGATGAACTTTTCGATGAACACGCGGTCGTCGCCGAAGCTGTTCAGCCCTTCGCGCTTTGTCGCCTCAAACCCTTCGCGAACATCCTGTTCGGAATAAGCGAGGCGCATACCCTTGCCGCCGCCGCCGGCCGACGCCTTCATCATCACCGGATAGCCGATCTCGTTGGAGATGCGGACGGCGTGTTCGGTGTCGTCGATCACGCCGACATAGCCGGGGACGACGTTGACGCCCGCTTCCAGGGCAAGCTTCTTGGACTCGATCTTGTCGCCCATGGCGGCGATGGCATTGGCGGGTGGGCCGACGAAGATGATGCCTTCCGCGTCCAGCGCCTTGCGGAAGCTCTCTCGCTCCGAGAGGAAGCCGTAGCCGGGGTGGACCGCATCGGCGCCGGTGGCCTTGCACGCTGCGATGATCCTGTCGGCGAGCAGATAGGATTGGGCGGCGGGCGACGGGCCGATATGCACCGCCTCATCGGCCATCAGGACATGCGGCGCGCGGGCATCGGCATCGGAATAGACCGCGACGGTCTTGATGCCCATCTTGCGCGCGGTGCGGATGACCCGACACGCAATTTCGCCACGGTTCGCGATCAGGATCTTGGTGATTGCCATTTTGTGTCCTTGCCCCAGTCCTATCCAGTTTCCATTTCCGTCACCCCGGACTTGATCCGGGGTCCAGGGTCACATGCGTTGTGCGGGGAACCCTGGATGCCGGATAAAGTCCGGGGTGACGCTATTATTTCAGTCCGTCTTCTGACCCCGTTCGGGTTGAACTTGTTTCAAGGCCCCTCCTTCCCCACGCCCCATCGCTCCCGAAGGCGCGATGGATGCTGAAACAAGTTCAGCATGACGGGAGAAAGCAAAACAGATCACTCCGCCGCTTCCAGATGCCCGTGCGGTTGCGCCATCATCGGTGTCAGGCCCAGCTTGCCGAGCAGCGCACTGTCCTTGTCATCCCCGGCATTGGCTGCGGTCAGCAGCTTGTCGCCGGTGAAGATGCTGTTCGCGCCCGCCATGAAGCAGAGCGCCTGGCAGGCTTCGCTCATGCTCTCGCGACCCGCGCTCAGGCGCACCATCGACTGGGGCATGACGATACGGGCCACCGCGACGGTGCGGACGAACTCCACCTCGTCGATCTTGGCGAGCGGCGTGTCCTTGAGCATATCGCCCAGAACCGTGCCCGCCACCGGCACCAGCGCGTTGATCGGCACGCTTTCGGGGTGCGGCATGGTGGCGAGTGCGTGGAGGAAGCCGATACGGTCGCTCCGCGTCTCACCCATGCCGACGATGCCGCCGCAGCAGACATTGATCCCCGCCGACCGCACATTTTCCAGCGTCTCGATCCGGTCTTCGAAGCTGCGGGTGGTGATGACGTTGGCGTAGTTCTCCGGCGAGGTGTCGATATTATGATTATAATAATCGAGACCCGCGTCGGCGAGCGTTTTCGCCTGCTTTTCGTCCAACATGCCCAGCGTCATGCAGGTTTCCATGCCCATCGCGCGCACGCCCTGCACCATCGCGACCAGCTTTGGCATATCGCGTTCCTTGGGGTTGCGCCATGCCGCGCCCATGCAGAAACGGCCGGAGCCATGGTCCTTCGCCTGTGCAGCGGCCTGAAGCACGGCTTGCACGTCCATCAACTTGGTGGCCTTGAGGCCGCCTTCGGCTTCGGTCGACTGGCTGCAATAGCCGCAATCTTCCGGACAGCCGCCCGTCTTGATGGACAGCAAAGTGGACAGTTGCACTTCATTGCGCGGATGGTTCGCCCGATGGATCGACTGCGCTTCGAACATCAGGTCGTTGAAGGGCAGATCGAACAGCGCGGCGATCTCTTCGCGGGTCCAATCGGTGCGGGCGGTAACGGTATTCAAGCGGCTTCCTCCAGCCCGGCGGGGGGCATGTTGTGGCCGAGAAGGCGCAGCACGTCGGCGGCGCATTCCACGACATTGGAACCCGGCCCATAAATCCCCTGAACTCCGGCGTCACGAAGATAGTCATAATCCTGCGGCGGGATCACGCCGCCGGCGATCACCTTGATGTCGCTGCGCCCCTTTTCGCGCAGCTTCTGGATCAGTTCCGGGATCAACGTCTTGTGCCCTGCCGCTAGCGACGATGCACCAACCACGTCGACGCCGCTGTCGAGCGCCAACACTACCGTTTCCTCCGGCGTCTGGAACAGCGGGCCGGACACCACGTCAAAGCCCATGTCGCCAAAGGCCGATGCGATGATGTTGGCGCCCCGATCGTGACCATCCTGTCCCATCTTGGCGACGAGCAGTTTTGGCCTGCGACCGAGGCGCCGTTCGACGGCCTGCACGCCGTCGAGAACCTGTTTCCAGCGGCTGTCGCCTTCATATGGCGCGCCGTATACGCCCTTCACTGGCGTGGGCTGCGTGCCGTAGCGGTTGAAACTTACCTCCATGGCGGAGGAAATCTCCCCCAGCGTGGCGCGGGCGCGGGCCGCTTCGACCGCATGGGCGAGGAGGTTGTTTTCGATCGACTGCGGCCCGGCGGCGGCGGCGCGGAGGGATTCCAGCGCGGCCTGGCAGGCGTCTTCGTTGCGCTCCGCCTTCACCCGGTTGATGCGGGCGATCTGCGCCTCGCGGACCTTGCTGTTGTCGACTTCCAGCGTTTCAAGCAGATCTTCACTGGCGAGGCGATATTTGTTGACGCCGACGATGACGTCCTCGCCCCGGTCGACACGCGCCTGACGCGCGGCCGCGGCGGTCTCGATCATCGCCTTGGGCCAGCCCGCCGCGACGGCCTTCGCCATGCCGCCTTCGGCCTCCACGCGATCGATGATCTCCTGCGCGGCGTCGACCAATTGCTGGGTCAGCGCTTCCACATAATAGCTGCCCCCCAGCGGATCGACGACATTGCACATGCCGGTCTCTTCCTGGATGACGATCTGCGTGTTGCGCGCGATGCGGGCCGAAAAGTCCGTCGGCAGCGCGATCGCTTCGTCCAGCGCGTTGGTGTGCAGCGACTGCGTGCCGCCCAGCATGGCGGCCATCGCTTCGATCGTGGTGCGCATGACATTGTTATAGGGGTCTTGCTCGGTCAGCGAGACGCCCGAGGTCTGGCAATGAGTGCGCAGCATCTTGGAGCGCTCGTCCTGCGCACCCAGCTTGGTCATGACGCGATGCCAGAGCACGCGGGCGGCGCGCAGCTTGGCGATTTCCATGAAGAAGTTCATGCCGATGGCGAAGAAGAAGCTCAA
This genomic stretch from Sphingobium sp. BYY-5 harbors:
- the bioB gene encoding biotin synthase BioB, with translation MNTVTARTDWTREEIAALFDLPFNDLMFEAQSIHRANHPRNEVQLSTLLSIKTGGCPEDCGYCSQSTEAEGGLKATKLMDVQAVLQAAAQAKDHGSGRFCMGAAWRNPKERDMPKLVAMVQGVRAMGMETCMTLGMLDEKQAKTLADAGLDYYNHNIDTSPENYANVITTRSFEDRIETLENVRSAGINVCCGGIVGMGETRSDRIGFLHALATMPHPESVPINALVPVAGTVLGDMLKDTPLAKIDEVEFVRTVAVARIVMPQSMVRLSAGRESMSEACQALCFMAGANSIFTGDKLLTAANAGDDKDSALLGKLGLTPMMAQPHGHLEAAE
- the scpA gene encoding methylmalonyl-CoA mutase, giving the protein MTDKPTLEQWAAAAVKEVKGKDLNWETPEGITVKPLYTAEDVTPDKIGDPGLPGFAPFTRGVRASMYAGRPWTIRQYAGFSTAEESNAFYRRNLAAGQKGLSVAFDLATHRGYDSDHPRVVGDVGKAGVAIDTIEDMKILFDGIPLDQMSVSMTMNGAVIPILAFFIVAGEEQGVERKLLDGTIQNDILKEFMVRNTYIYPPEPSMRIISDIFGYTSREMPKFNSISISGYHMQEAGATQVQELAFTIADGAEYVRFGVASGLDIDKFAGRLSFFFAIGMNFFMEIAKLRAARVLWHRVMTKLGAQDERSKMLRTHCQTSGVSLTEQDPYNNVMRTTIEAMAAMLGGTQSLHTNALDEAIALPTDFSARIARNTQIVIQEETGMCNVVDPLGGSYYVEALTQQLVDAAQEIIDRVEAEGGMAKAVAAGWPKAMIETAAAARQARVDRGEDVIVGVNKYRLASEDLLETLEVDNSKVREAQIARINRVKAERNEDACQAALESLRAAAAGPQSIENNLLAHAVEAARARATLGEISSAMEVSFNRYGTQPTPVKGVYGAPYEGDSRWKQVLDGVQAVERRLGRRPKLLVAKMGQDGHDRGANIIASAFGDMGFDVVSGPLFQTPEETVVLALDSGVDVVGASSLAAGHKTLIPELIQKLREKGRSDIKVIAGGVIPPQDYDYLRDAGVQGIYGPGSNVVECAADVLRLLGHNMPPAGLEEAA